A stretch of the Dechloromonas sp. TW-R-39-2 genome encodes the following:
- a CDS encoding DNA-deoxyinosine glycosylase encodes MSLLAGFPPLVAPGARALILGSMPGKASLAAARYYAHERNSFWRIMGDLLDAGPDRPYAERLHRLAGAGIAVWDVIAACERESSLDADIVSATVRVNDFQSFFAVYRDIRVIFFNGAAAETNFRRHVLPDLEDGRFVLQRLPSTSPAHAALTYAEKLAAWSAIVALPNN; translated from the coding sequence ATGTCCTTGCTGGCCGGTTTTCCACCGCTCGTCGCACCGGGGGCTCGCGCCCTCATTCTGGGCAGCATGCCGGGAAAGGCATCGCTGGCTGCGGCGCGTTACTACGCGCATGAGCGCAACAGTTTCTGGCGGATCATGGGCGATTTGCTCGATGCCGGCCCGGATCGCCCCTATGCCGAGCGCCTGCACCGATTGGCCGGGGCGGGCATTGCCGTGTGGGATGTGATTGCAGCCTGCGAACGCGAGAGCAGCCTTGATGCGGATATTGTTTCGGCGACCGTCAGGGTCAATGATTTTCAGTCGTTTTTCGCGGTCTACCGCGATATTCGGGTCATTTTCTTCAATGGCGCGGCGGCCGAGACAAATTTTCGGCGGCATGTCCTGCCCGATCTGGAGGATGGGCGGTTCGTATTGCAGCGTTTGCCTTCGACCAGCCCGGCTCATGCTGCGCTGACTTATGCCGAAAAGCTGGCGGCCTGGTCGGCAATTGTTGCACTGCCCAATAACTAG
- a CDS encoding diguanylate cyclase, whose translation MSELKNPSEIAREALKRLAARQLAPTPANYQACYNEIANLPNVAPFPEPSLRQLAAALVARNEAQEKALAVLDAEIGRRSWHGVQEALIAFTNAAGGPGKEAGTIFVPNPLPALALPKDFTAKLARLVEGVLPALGDDNPRIPEMASDFLAALRQPELDLPCVQDKLASFSHQISFAAEEQVEIRDALLNLLHLIIENIGELVLDDSWLKGQVDGLLAAVAPPLTLRHLDDMGRRLRDVMAKQSEAKNRTVVAQEELRQMLAAFIERLSTMSESSGTFQGRLEESAERIGKVTRIEELAPLLREVIAATRNMAEDTAQARDQLKGLQDKVLATEAELVQLHLELDSASAMARHDPLTDALNRKGLDEALEREIASVRRKETPLAVCLLDIDNFKRLNDSLGHAVGDQALIYLADLARKCMRSTDTLARYGGEEFVILMPDTPLELGIETMVRLQRELTRNLFMSGKEKLLITFSAGVAQLATGETGKEAIRRADQAMYLAKRSGKNRVLGG comes from the coding sequence ATGAGCGAACTCAAAAATCCGTCTGAAATTGCCCGGGAAGCCTTGAAGCGCCTGGCGGCCCGTCAGCTTGCGCCGACGCCGGCCAATTATCAGGCGTGCTACAACGAAATCGCCAATCTGCCGAATGTGGCGCCCTTCCCCGAGCCTTCGCTGCGCCAGTTGGCCGCTGCGCTGGTGGCGAGAAACGAGGCGCAGGAGAAAGCGCTGGCCGTGCTTGATGCCGAAATCGGCCGGCGCAGCTGGCACGGCGTGCAGGAAGCGCTGATTGCGTTTACCAATGCAGCAGGAGGCCCAGGCAAGGAGGCCGGGACGATTTTTGTCCCCAACCCGTTGCCGGCCCTGGCTTTGCCCAAGGACTTCACCGCCAAGCTGGCCCGTCTTGTCGAAGGTGTTTTGCCGGCGCTGGGGGACGACAATCCGCGCATTCCGGAAATGGCCAGCGACTTTCTCGCCGCCTTGCGCCAGCCCGAGCTTGATTTGCCGTGCGTTCAGGACAAGCTGGCCAGTTTTAGCCATCAGATTTCCTTTGCTGCCGAAGAGCAGGTCGAGATTCGCGATGCCTTGCTCAATCTGCTCCATTTGATCATCGAGAACATTGGCGAACTGGTACTCGACGACAGCTGGCTCAAGGGACAGGTCGATGGCTTGCTGGCTGCGGTTGCGCCGCCGCTGACGCTGCGCCATCTCGATGACATGGGGCGTCGTCTGCGCGACGTGATGGCCAAGCAGAGCGAAGCCAAGAACCGGACGGTGGTCGCCCAGGAAGAGTTGCGCCAGATGCTGGCCGCCTTTATCGAGCGCCTGTCCACCATGAGTGAGTCGAGCGGTACCTTCCAGGGGCGTCTCGAAGAGAGTGCCGAACGTATCGGGAAGGTGACGCGGATCGAGGAGCTGGCTCCCTTGCTGCGCGAGGTGATTGCGGCGACGCGCAACATGGCCGAGGATACCGCGCAGGCCCGCGATCAATTGAAGGGCTTGCAGGACAAGGTACTGGCGACCGAGGCCGAACTTGTCCAGCTGCATCTTGAACTGGATAGTGCCAGTGCGATGGCGCGCCACGATCCGCTGACCGATGCCTTGAACCGCAAAGGCCTCGACGAGGCGCTCGAACGGGAGATCGCCAGCGTTCGCCGCAAGGAAACGCCGCTCGCGGTGTGTCTGCTCGATATCGACAATTTCAAGCGCCTGAATGACAGCCTGGGGCACGCCGTTGGCGATCAGGCGTTGATCTATCTGGCCGATCTGGCACGCAAGTGCATGCGCTCGACCGATACGCTGGCGCGTTATGGTGGCGAGGAATTCGTCATCCTGATGCCCGATACGCCGCTTGAGCTGGGAATAGAAACGATGGTCCGCCTGCAGCGCGAACTGACTCGCAACCTGTTCATGTCGGGTAAGGAAAAATTGCTGATCACCTTCAGCGCGGGGGTAGCCCAGCTGGCGACGGGCGAGACCGGCAAGGAAGCGATCCGCCGCGCCGATCAGGCGATGTATCTCGCCAAGCGCTCAGGCAAAAACCGGGTTCTCGGCGGTTAG
- the ubiB gene encoding ubiquinone biosynthesis regulatory protein kinase UbiB — MRLFRLLKIASVASRFGLDEMVLEHEPSGRLVRLANRLQFWRDLSLPRAVRLRLALEALGPIFVKFGQVLSTRRDLMPADIADELAKLQDRVPPFDSQLALAEIEKAYGRTASEVFAEFDATPVASASIAQVHFAKLRDEDGGHEVAVKILRPNMLAVIEHDLALMDNLAMLLEKLWSDGKRLKPREVVAEFAKYLRDELDLMREAANASQLRRNFTDSTLLIVPEVHWDFCTSTVMVMERMKGTPISQIDKLRNDGIDLSKLSAAGVEIFFTQVFRDGFFHADMHPGNIFVHADGRYIALDFGIVGTLTDSDKNYLAQNFLAFFRRDYKRVAEAHIESGWAPKDTRVDEFEAAIRAVCEPIFDRPLKDISFGKILLRLFQTSRRFNVEIQPQLVMLQKTLLNIEGLGRQLDPELDLWKTAKPFLERWMSEQIGWRGLVKSFKQEAPYLARTIPQLPRLVHQALAQPAKTDLQPQMERLIAAQQQQNRWLAIIALLLALIISAQLS, encoded by the coding sequence ATGCGCCTTTTCCGCCTGCTCAAGATCGCCTCTGTCGCCAGCCGCTTCGGCCTGGATGAAATGGTGCTCGAACACGAGCCAAGCGGCCGACTGGTTCGCCTTGCCAATCGCCTGCAATTTTGGCGCGACCTGTCACTGCCCCGGGCGGTTCGCCTGCGCCTTGCCCTGGAAGCGCTCGGTCCGATCTTCGTCAAATTCGGCCAGGTATTGTCCACCCGGCGCGACCTGATGCCGGCCGACATCGCTGACGAGCTGGCCAAACTGCAAGACCGCGTTCCACCGTTTGATTCGCAACTCGCCCTGGCCGAGATCGAAAAAGCCTACGGCCGCACGGCCAGCGAAGTTTTTGCCGAATTCGACGCCACGCCGGTTGCCTCGGCCTCGATTGCCCAGGTTCATTTTGCCAAGCTGCGCGATGAAGATGGCGGCCATGAAGTAGCCGTCAAGATCCTGCGGCCGAACATGCTGGCGGTCATCGAACACGATCTGGCGCTGATGGACAATCTGGCCATGCTGCTCGAAAAGCTGTGGTCGGATGGCAAGCGGCTCAAGCCGCGCGAAGTGGTCGCCGAATTTGCCAAATATCTGCGCGACGAACTCGACCTGATGCGCGAAGCGGCCAACGCTTCACAATTGCGCCGCAATTTCACCGATTCCACGCTGCTCATCGTGCCCGAGGTTCACTGGGATTTTTGCACGTCGACCGTGATGGTCATGGAGCGCATGAAGGGCACACCGATTTCGCAGATCGACAAACTGCGCAACGACGGCATCGACCTTTCCAAGCTGTCGGCCGCCGGGGTCGAAATTTTCTTCACCCAGGTTTTCCGTGACGGCTTCTTTCACGCCGACATGCACCCCGGCAACATCTTCGTGCATGCCGACGGCCGCTACATTGCACTCGATTTCGGGATTGTCGGCACGCTGACCGACAGCGATAAAAATTACCTGGCGCAGAATTTCCTCGCCTTTTTCCGCCGCGACTACAAGCGCGTCGCGGAAGCCCACATCGAATCCGGCTGGGCGCCGAAAGACACCCGTGTCGATGAATTCGAGGCCGCCATCCGCGCCGTCTGCGAACCGATTTTCGACCGGCCGCTGAAGGATATTTCCTTCGGCAAGATCCTGCTCCGGCTGTTCCAGACCTCACGCCGCTTCAATGTCGAAATTCAGCCGCAACTCGTCATGCTACAGAAGACGCTGCTCAATATCGAAGGCCTGGGTCGCCAGCTCGACCCGGAACTTGATCTGTGGAAAACCGCCAAGCCATTCCTCGAACGCTGGATGAGCGAACAAATCGGCTGGCGCGGCCTGGTCAAGTCATTCAAGCAGGAAGCACCTTATCTGGCACGTACCATTCCGCAATTGCCCCGCCTCGTGCACCAGGCCCTGGCCCAACCGGCCAAAACCGACCTTCAACCCCAGATGGAGCGACTGATCGCCGCCCAGCAGCAGCAAAATCGCTGGCTGGCCATCATTGCGCTACTGCTCGCCCTGATCATCAGCGCGCAACTCAGCTGA
- a CDS encoding DEAD/DEAH box helicase — MTTVTLATFTESEVLGWFAARDITKARPYVDLVHDLEITSSQIKAAVPGSAAAPYIAQAMLSQGQSGEMMLMSRCTCSAGRHCKHVAAMLLKVVAERAPKEGSPAAPSSMLSWADDLRRTSIAVAKKKARPAGARQQLFYIIKWTADRRQFGVEIRKGKFPESAEEWWKVDRAIATPPQFVTEDDLGILRLIWAERGHETGLRAFGIGPKNGAEILQRMVASHRLYPEDDLGLPLQAGALRPASIGWQLDNQGFQRPYLKPEPSAEMIIAVDPPWYLDLAEGEIGPLKVAGNPSVINRLFSLPPLSAKEAAQVAEALSELAPVLPPPGDDASARLRLVDAPLIPILQLDTLHTHGQRAWRDYPASHNDGLFDIAKIVFRYADADIRPEERNEFITLPEGETIRLKRRPEAEAKALEALATTSLQKIPGNTLYTFGSPPEGIYGLPHESSWQGFMQEVTQQLKEAGWQIEFPEDFRHHVVEVEGWEADLVESDNGWFNLDMGIIVEGERLPLAPLLAGLFRRDPRWLEATELERIPDSEGIELHTSRGKRLRVPAGRIKPLASTLIDLFDGFSGGETLRLSRFDAPRLAELNDVSRWQFRGQSDIMALAERLQDAQGIKDITPPAGFNLELRPYQKEGLAWLQFLRERDLSGILADDMGLGKTAQTLAHLLLEKEAGRLDKPALVILPTSLIFNWKNEAARFAPSLKVLSLHGPERKSRFGEIAESEVILTTYPLLWRDADELMQHSYHLLILDEAQTVKNAQSQSAEAVRKIDARHRLCLTGTPLENHLGELWSQFDFLLPGFLGTAKQFTRHWRTPIERQGDTQRRDLLARRIRPFILRRKKEDVAQELPPKTIIVRSVELEGAQRDLYETVRAAMDAKVRDEIASKGFARSQIVILDALLKLRQVCCDPRLVKANAARRVSERAKLDLLMAMVPELVDEGRKILIFSQFTSMLALIEHELDKHNIGYTLLTGDTNDRETPIRRFQEGEVPIFLISLKAGGVGLNLTAADTVIHYDPWWNPAVENQATDRAHRLGQDKPVFVYKLIVSGSIEEKILALQERKAELAAGILSEDRGVEVKFGTDDLAALFEPLPV, encoded by the coding sequence ATGACCACAGTTACACTTGCCACGTTTACCGAAAGCGAAGTCCTCGGCTGGTTTGCCGCCCGGGATATCACCAAGGCCCGCCCTTACGTCGACCTGGTGCACGACCTGGAAATCACCAGCAGCCAGATCAAGGCCGCCGTTCCTGGCTCGGCTGCTGCTCCTTACATCGCCCAGGCCATGCTGAGTCAGGGCCAGAGCGGCGAAATGATGTTGATGAGCCGCTGCACCTGCAGCGCCGGACGTCATTGCAAGCACGTTGCCGCCATGCTGCTCAAGGTCGTCGCCGAACGCGCCCCGAAGGAAGGCAGCCCGGCCGCACCGAGCAGCATGCTTTCCTGGGCCGACGACCTGCGCCGGACCTCAATTGCGGTTGCCAAGAAGAAAGCCCGGCCAGCCGGTGCCCGGCAGCAACTGTTCTACATCATCAAGTGGACGGCCGACCGGCGCCAGTTCGGCGTTGAAATCCGCAAGGGCAAATTCCCGGAAAGCGCCGAAGAATGGTGGAAGGTCGACCGCGCCATTGCCACGCCGCCACAATTCGTCACCGAAGACGATCTCGGCATCCTGCGCCTGATCTGGGCTGAACGTGGCCATGAAACCGGCCTGCGCGCCTTTGGCATCGGCCCGAAAAATGGGGCCGAAATCCTGCAGCGCATGGTGGCCAGCCACCGCCTTTATCCCGAAGACGACCTCGGCCTGCCGCTGCAGGCGGGCGCCCTTCGTCCGGCCAGCATCGGATGGCAACTCGACAACCAGGGTTTCCAGCGGCCATACCTCAAGCCGGAACCATCGGCCGAGATGATTATCGCGGTCGACCCGCCCTGGTATCTCGATTTGGCCGAAGGTGAAATCGGGCCGCTCAAGGTGGCCGGCAATCCGAGCGTGATCAACCGCCTGTTTTCCCTGCCGCCCTTGTCGGCCAAGGAAGCCGCCCAGGTGGCCGAGGCATTGAGCGAACTGGCCCCCGTCCTGCCGCCCCCCGGCGACGATGCCAGCGCCCGCCTGCGTCTGGTCGATGCGCCGCTGATTCCGATCCTCCAGCTCGACACGCTGCACACGCACGGCCAGCGCGCCTGGCGCGACTATCCGGCCAGCCACAACGACGGCCTGTTCGACATTGCCAAGATCGTCTTCCGCTACGCCGATGCCGACATCCGGCCGGAAGAGCGCAACGAATTCATCACCCTGCCGGAAGGCGAGACGATTCGCCTCAAGCGCCGCCCGGAAGCCGAGGCCAAGGCACTCGAGGCACTGGCCACGACCAGCCTGCAGAAAATTCCCGGCAACACGCTGTACACCTTCGGCAGCCCGCCGGAAGGCATTTATGGCCTGCCGCACGAAAGCAGCTGGCAAGGCTTCATGCAGGAAGTCACGCAACAGTTGAAGGAAGCCGGCTGGCAGATCGAATTCCCGGAAGATTTCCGCCATCACGTCGTCGAAGTCGAAGGCTGGGAAGCCGATCTGGTCGAATCCGACAACGGCTGGTTCAATCTCGACATGGGCATCATCGTCGAAGGCGAACGCCTGCCGCTCGCCCCGCTGCTCGCCGGCCTGTTCCGGCGCGACCCGCGCTGGCTGGAGGCGACCGAACTGGAACGCATCCCCGACAGCGAAGGCATCGAACTGCACACCTCGCGCGGCAAGCGGCTGCGCGTTCCGGCCGGGCGTATCAAGCCGCTGGCCTCGACGCTGATCGACCTGTTCGACGGTTTCTCCGGTGGCGAAACGCTGCGCCTGTCGCGCTTCGATGCTCCCCGCCTGGCCGAGTTGAACGACGTCAGCCGCTGGCAGTTCCGCGGCCAGAGCGACATCATGGCGCTGGCCGAACGGCTGCAGGATGCCCAGGGCATCAAGGACATCACCCCGCCGGCCGGTTTCAACCTCGAACTTCGCCCGTACCAGAAGGAAGGCCTGGCCTGGCTGCAGTTCCTGCGCGAACGCGACCTGTCCGGCATTCTGGCCGACGATATGGGCCTGGGCAAAACAGCCCAGACGCTGGCTCACCTGCTACTGGAAAAAGAAGCCGGCCGCCTCGACAAGCCGGCGCTGGTCATTCTGCCGACTTCGCTGATCTTCAACTGGAAGAACGAAGCGGCCCGTTTTGCACCATCACTCAAGGTGCTCTCGCTGCATGGCCCGGAACGCAAGAGTCGGTTTGGCGAAATCGCCGAGAGCGAAGTCATCCTGACAACCTACCCGCTGCTCTGGCGCGATGCCGATGAGTTGATGCAGCACAGCTATCACCTACTGATTCTCGATGAAGCGCAGACGGTCAAGAACGCCCAGAGCCAGAGCGCCGAAGCGGTGCGCAAGATCGATGCGCGGCATCGTCTGTGCCTGACCGGTACGCCGCTGGAAAACCACCTCGGCGAGTTGTGGAGCCAGTTCGATTTCCTGCTGCCCGGTTTCCTCGGCACGGCCAAGCAATTCACCCGCCACTGGCGGACGCCGATCGAGCGTCAGGGCGACACCCAGCGCCGCGACCTGCTGGCCCGCCGCATCCGTCCCTTCATCCTGCGCCGCAAGAAGGAAGACGTGGCGCAGGAACTGCCGCCGAAAACGATTATCGTGCGCAGCGTCGAACTCGAAGGTGCGCAGCGCGACCTTTACGAAACCGTCCGCGCCGCGATGGATGCCAAGGTACGCGACGAAATCGCCAGCAAGGGCTTTGCACGCAGCCAGATCGTCATCCTCGACGCCCTGCTCAAGCTGCGCCAGGTTTGCTGCGACCCGCGCCTGGTCAAGGCCAACGCCGCACGCCGGGTCAGCGAACGGGCCAAGCTCGATTTGCTGATGGCGATGGTCCCGGAACTGGTCGATGAAGGCCGCAAGATCCTGATCTTCTCGCAATTCACCAGCATGCTGGCGCTGATCGAGCACGAACTCGACAAGCACAACATCGGCTACACGTTGCTGACCGGTGACACCAACGATCGCGAAACGCCGATCCGCCGCTTCCAGGAAGGCGAAGTGCCGATTTTCCTGATCAGCCTGAAAGCCGGTGGCGTCGGTCTCAACCTGACCGCGGCCGATACCGTGATCCACTACGATCCGTGGTGGAATCCGGCGGTCGAGAACCAGGCGACCGACCGGGCCCACCGCCTCGGCCAGGACAAGCCGGTGTTCGTATACAAGCTGATCGTCAGCGGCAGTATCGAGGAAAAAATTCTCGCGCTGCAGGAACGCAAGGCCGAACTGGCGGCCGGTATTCTGTCGGAAGATCGCGGCGTCGAAGTCAAGTTCGGCACCGACGATCTGGCTGCGCTCTTCGAACCGCTGCCGGTCTAA
- a CDS encoding DUF302 domain-containing protein: MRLISLFVALLCLSPLLRAEEWASRQKVGYNFEDTRDAVVMAIEGRGLVINYTSHIADMLARTGADIGASKKIFERAEIIEFCSAKLSRQMMEADPHNIVLCPFSISIYTLPGEQGTWIAYRKPQGQTAAPVNALLRDITSEAAR; this comes from the coding sequence ATGCGTCTGATCAGCCTGTTCGTCGCCCTGCTTTGTCTCAGCCCGCTACTCCGGGCTGAGGAATGGGCCAGTCGGCAAAAAGTCGGCTACAACTTCGAGGATACGCGCGACGCCGTGGTCATGGCGATCGAAGGTCGTGGCCTGGTGATCAATTACACCTCGCATATCGCCGACATGCTGGCACGCACCGGCGCGGATATCGGGGCAAGCAAGAAAATCTTCGAGCGGGCGGAAATCATCGAATTCTGCTCGGCCAAGCTCTCCCGCCAAATGATGGAAGCCGACCCGCACAATATCGTGCTCTGCCCGTTTTCCATTTCGATTTACACCCTGCCGGGCGAACAAGGCACCTGGATCGCCTACCGCAAGCCGCAGGGCCAGACTGCCGCGCCGGTCAATGCCCTGCTGCGCGACATCACGAGCGAAGCTGCCCGCTGA
- a CDS encoding CinA family protein — translation MRAMNELEDIAQRLGATLLARGEWLTAAESCTGGGLAQSVTAIAGSSGWFDRGFVTYSNAAKIDMLGVPETTLERHGAVSEQTARAMVQGALRHSRADWAVAITGIAGPAGGSAEKPVGTVCFAWAQKDSGCEAQTCHFSGDRAEVREQAVRHGLNGLLKRAMAASMQA, via the coding sequence ATGCGCGCCATGAATGAACTTGAAGATATTGCCCAACGCCTTGGGGCAACGCTTTTGGCCCGCGGGGAATGGTTGACCGCAGCAGAGTCGTGCACCGGCGGCGGGCTGGCCCAGTCGGTGACGGCGATTGCTGGCAGTTCCGGCTGGTTTGATCGCGGTTTCGTGACTTATTCCAACGCGGCCAAGATCGACATGCTCGGCGTGCCGGAAACGACGCTTGAGCGTCATGGGGCAGTCTCCGAGCAAACAGCCCGGGCCATGGTCCAGGGGGCCTTGCGCCACAGTCGTGCCGACTGGGCCGTGGCGATTACCGGTATTGCCGGCCCAGCCGGCGGTTCAGCCGAGAAGCCGGTCGGTACCGTGTGCTTTGCCTGGGCTCAGAAAGACAGCGGCTGCGAAGCCCAGACCTGTCATTTCAGCGGCGATCGTGCCGAAGTCCGCGAACAGGCGGTGCGGCACGGCCTGAATGGTCTGCTCAAGCGGGCCATGGCGGCCAGCATGCAGGCCTGA
- a CDS encoding Hsp70 family protein, giving the protein MHASPARACGIDFGTSNSTVGWLRPGQATLLPLEDGKVTLPSVVFFNAEEDTVSFGRAGLGEYLDGYEGRLMRSLKSLLGSSLIDGRTEVNGRAIVFRDLLNEFIGTLKQRAEMQAGRSFEQAILGRPVFFVDDDSAADRQAEKTLGDIAHAVGFKDIGFQYEPIAAAYHYETSIAHEEIVLIADIGGGTSDFSIVRLSPERAKAAERRSDVLANGGVHIGGTDFDRQLSLNSVMPLLGYRSTLKNGREMPASLYFNLATWHTINFAYTRQVWAEQQRLYIDALEPEKLERLISLIEKRAGHWLAHQIEQAKIALSDHSHATLPLDAFSADEMHTLSRIEFELASTQLVEKVESTVTRLLPQAGIAAERIDTIFFTGGSSGIPALRQRIAALLPRARAVEGDLFGSIGAGLAVDAARRFG; this is encoded by the coding sequence ATGCACGCTTCTCCTGCCCGCGCCTGCGGCATCGATTTCGGCACCTCCAACTCCACCGTCGGCTGGCTGCGCCCTGGCCAGGCCACGCTGTTGCCGCTCGAAGACGGCAAGGTCACGCTGCCTTCCGTCGTCTTCTTCAATGCCGAAGAAGATACGGTCAGTTTCGGTCGTGCCGGTCTGGGAGAGTATCTCGACGGCTATGAAGGCCGACTGATGCGCTCATTGAAAAGCCTGCTCGGCAGCAGCCTGATCGACGGCCGGACCGAAGTGAATGGCCGTGCCATCGTTTTTCGTGACTTGCTCAACGAATTCATCGGCACGCTCAAGCAACGCGCCGAGATGCAAGCCGGCCGCAGTTTCGAGCAAGCCATTCTCGGCCGGCCGGTATTTTTCGTCGATGACGACAGCGCCGCCGACCGGCAAGCCGAGAAAACATTGGGCGACATCGCGCATGCCGTCGGTTTCAAGGACATCGGTTTTCAGTACGAGCCGATTGCGGCGGCCTACCATTACGAGACCAGCATTGCGCACGAGGAAATCGTGCTGATCGCCGACATCGGCGGCGGCACCTCCGATTTTTCCATCGTCCGCCTGTCGCCCGAGCGCGCCAAAGCGGCCGAGCGACGCAGCGACGTGCTGGCCAACGGCGGCGTCCATATTGGTGGTACCGATTTCGACCGCCAGCTCAGCCTGAACAGTGTGATGCCCTTGCTAGGCTATCGCAGCACGCTGAAAAATGGCCGCGAAATGCCGGCCAGCCTGTATTTCAATCTGGCCACCTGGCACACCATCAACTTTGCCTACACCCGCCAGGTCTGGGCTGAACAACAGCGTCTCTATATTGATGCGCTGGAACCGGAAAAGCTCGAACGCCTGATCTCGCTGATCGAAAAACGGGCCGGCCACTGGCTGGCCCACCAGATCGAGCAAGCCAAGATCGCGCTTTCCGACCACAGCCACGCAACGCTGCCGCTCGATGCCTTTTCGGCTGACGAAATGCACACCCTGAGCCGGATCGAGTTCGAACTGGCCAGCACGCAATTGGTCGAAAAAGTCGAGTCGACCGTGACACGGCTGCTGCCTCAGGCCGGCATTGCTGCGGAGCGGATCGACACCATTTTCTTTACCGGCGGGTCGAGCGGTATTCCCGCCCTGCGCCAGCGCATCGCCGCCCTGCTGCCGCGCGCCCGAGCCGTCGAAGGCGACCTGTTCGGCAGCATCGGTGCCGGCCTGGCGGTCGATGCGGCACGGCGCTTTGGGTAA
- a CDS encoding lysophospholipid acyltransferase family protein, with amino-acid sequence MHPTIFNTPVINTLMHWLSRLILHLSGWRILGEVPAQQKYVLIAAPHTSNWDFPMTLMVCFALRLQVYWMGKASLFPPLIGSIMRWLGGIAVDRSKQGNLVESTVSAYKRADRLIVIVPPEGTRAKVTHWKTGFYYIAQGAGVPIALGYLDFSKKEASIARLFHPSGDIDADMKEIKAFYSGINGKNPQQFAADGE; translated from the coding sequence ATGCATCCGACCATCTTCAATACCCCGGTGATCAACACCCTGATGCACTGGCTCTCCCGCCTGATCCTGCATCTGAGCGGTTGGCGCATTCTGGGCGAGGTGCCGGCACAGCAAAAATACGTCCTGATCGCTGCGCCACACACCAGCAACTGGGACTTCCCGATGACGCTGATGGTCTGCTTTGCGTTGCGCCTGCAGGTGTACTGGATGGGTAAAGCCAGCCTGTTTCCTCCGCTCATCGGCAGCATCATGCGCTGGCTCGGCGGCATCGCGGTCGACCGATCAAAACAGGGCAATCTGGTTGAAAGTACGGTCAGCGCCTACAAACGCGCAGACCGACTCATCGTCATCGTGCCGCCCGAAGGCACCCGAGCCAAGGTCACGCACTGGAAAACCGGTTTCTACTACATTGCGCAGGGCGCAGGCGTACCGATTGCGCTGGGCTACCTCGATTTCAGCAAAAAAGAGGCGAGCATCGCCCGGCTTTTTCACCCGAGCGGCGACATCGATGCCGACATGAAGGAAATCAAGGCGTTCTACAGCGGAATCAACGGCAAGAATCCGCAGCAATTTGCCGCCGACGGCGAGTAG
- a CDS encoding SIMPL domain-containing protein (The SIMPL domain is named for its presence in mouse protein SIMPL (signalling molecule that associates with mouse pelle-like kinase). Bacterial member BP26, from Brucella, was shown to assemble into a channel-like structure, while YggE from E. coli has been associated with resistance to oxidative stress.) — protein sequence MSKRHKKTLALIASALISGGVLAGTSIDLSAEASRPAANDMVRATVYAEANGNNPAELARKVNQDISEALKVIKAKPGITAKSGHQNTYPIYGQNQKIENWRMHSELVLESRDPTAVSELLGRLQQMRLAVGNLTQLPSPETRQQVEDEATRDAIKAFQKRAAVIAATLGKPYKIKQMSIQQNGGAQPPMPMMRAARGVMMSADVAAPIEAGESLITTSVSGQIELGD from the coding sequence ATGTCCAAACGCCACAAAAAGACCCTCGCCCTGATCGCCAGCGCCCTGATCTCAGGCGGCGTACTGGCCGGCACCAGCATCGATCTCTCGGCCGAAGCCAGCCGCCCCGCCGCCAACGACATGGTGCGCGCCACGGTCTACGCCGAAGCCAACGGCAATAACCCGGCCGAACTGGCACGCAAGGTCAACCAGGACATCAGCGAAGCACTCAAGGTGATCAAGGCCAAGCCCGGCATCACCGCCAAATCCGGACACCAGAATACCTACCCGATTTACGGCCAGAACCAGAAAATCGAAAACTGGCGCATGCACTCCGAACTGGTGCTTGAATCGCGCGACCCGACCGCCGTCTCCGAACTGCTCGGCCGCCTGCAGCAGATGCGCCTGGCTGTCGGCAACCTGACTCAGCTTCCTTCACCGGAAACTCGCCAGCAAGTTGAAGATGAAGCCACGCGCGATGCGATCAAGGCTTTCCAGAAACGCGCCGCCGTCATCGCCGCCACCCTGGGCAAGCCCTACAAGATCAAGCAGATGAGCATCCAGCAAAATGGGGGCGCCCAACCGCCGATGCCGATGATGCGCGCCGCCCGTGGCGTGATGATGAGCGCCGACGTGGCAGCCCCGATCGAAGCCGGCGAAAGCCTGATTACCACCAGCGTCAGCGGGCAGATCGAATTGGGCGACTGA